The DNA window CAAGCCCAATTAGAGCAGATTCAAGCGGGAGCCCGCCAGGAGGAAGTAACCCAAGCCAGAGCATTAGTCAGTCAAGCCGAAGCGGCTTACGAGCAATCTCGACAGCAATTAGTACGCCTCCGCCAGCTTTTTGAGCAGCAGGCTGTTTCCCGGCAGCAGTTGGAAGAGGCGGAGACCAATTTTAAGATTGCTCAGGAGGAATTAATTCGGGCCCGAGCGCAACTTAACTTACTGCAAGAAGGGGCGCAGCAAGAGGCCCTAGAGGCGGCTGCTGCTCAACTGGAACAGGCAAAAGCAGAACTGGCCCTTCTTCAGCTGAATTTGTCCCGCGCTCGAGTATTATCTCCTATTAGCGGCACTGTATTGAAAAAAATGGTAACAGTAGGCACTTTTGTTCCTGTGGGAACGGAATTATTTGTGATCGGCGATCCTTCTCGGCTTGAGATCTTGGCTTTGATTCACCAGGAAGATATGGCCGGCATTCAGGTAGGAGAAAGGGTCGAAATCGAGTTTGATTCTGGTCCTGAGAGGCGAAAGATTGAAGGCTGGGTGAAAAAAATTTCACCGGCAGCGGAGACACAAGTTTCATCTTTAGGACTTCGCCAGGCTGTAGTTCCGGTGACTGTTGGGGTGAACGAGACAGAAGGTCTTCTGCCCGGTTACCGGGTGGAGCTAAATTTTATTACGGCTGACCGGGAAGACGTGTTGTTGGTGCCCGAGGATGCCCTGTTTGAAGAAAACCAAAACCATAAAGTTTTAGTAGTTGAAGAGGGCATTGCCCAGAGCAGGCTGGTTAAGATAGGAGGCACTGACGGCAATTTAGTAGAGGTTATTTCCGGGTTAAAAGAAGGGGAGCTGGTAGTTCTGGATCCGGAAAAGGTTCCGGCGGAAAGGGTTTCCGTTAGAGTGGACCGGAAAATACGGCTTTGAAGTTGAAGCCGTTACCGGAAAGGAGTAAAGAAAGATGCTTTTCATTGGTACGGCGGGATACAGCTATGATGACTGG is part of the Calderihabitans maritimus genome and encodes:
- a CDS encoding efflux RND transporter periplasmic adaptor subunit produces the protein MMLGMRKKVKVLGGVILVFLFSGLLFAWHHGKKVEVEVVEVTRGPLRSIVEATGTVRAVNQNVVVSEISAKVKKVWVKEGDRVKEGQVLLEFDDSELRRQLERAKAAVKFFQAQLEQIQAGARQEEVTQARALVSQAEAAYEQSRQQLVRLRQLFEQQAVSRQQLEEAETNFKIAQEELIRARAQLNLLQEGAQQEALEAAAAQLEQAKAELALLQLNLSRARVLSPISGTVLKKMVTVGTFVPVGTELFVIGDPSRLEILALIHQEDMAGIQVGERVEIEFDSGPERRKIEGWVKKISPAAETQVSSLGLRQAVVPVTVGVNETEGLLPGYRVELNFITADREDVLLVPEDALFEENQNHKVLVVEEGIAQSRLVKIGGTDGNLVEVISGLKEGELVVLDPEKVPAERVSVRVDRKIRL